In a single window of the Campylobacter hyointestinalis subsp. lawsonii genome:
- a CDS encoding cytochrome P450, with translation MGVCPFHPKPHSSKAGLITTFFLKRRSWLDGLYTKSYKMRSGRVKMPGFDLFVVNDPKEVRKIMIDNVKEFPKSDLLHELLKPLLGVSIFTTNGEVWKKQRELLRPSFEMTRISKVFDLMSSAAADMMDRFRKYENGSIVEVDEHMTFVTADVIFRTIMSAKLDEEKGKEILHAFVTFQEETAKTAIRKFFCVPQWLSNLLGENKRMKAGAVIRKNLSNIIKPRYDNYANDTHCDILSSLLHTTDADSGQRFSFEEILDQVSMLFLAGHETTASSLTWTLYCLSLDQDAQQKAYNEIISINKDSKFEISDIRDMKYLTNVFKEALRLYPPVGFFARQSKNETKIRDKVLQKGAGVVVAPWLIHRHDDYWEAPHEFRPDRHNENIPKEKYMPFGLGERVCIGQGFAMQEAIIILANILREFKLELKDGFIPDVVGRLTIRSANGMMIKMMRRH, from the coding sequence ATGGGAGTATGTCCATTTCACCCAAAACCGCATAGTAGCAAAGCCGGTCTCATCACTACATTTTTCTTAAAACGCAGATCATGGCTAGACGGCTTATATACAAAAAGCTATAAGATGAGATCTGGTAGGGTAAAGATGCCTGGATTTGATCTATTTGTGGTAAATGACCCTAAAGAAGTTCGCAAAATTATGATTGATAATGTCAAGGAATTTCCAAAAAGTGATCTATTACACGAGCTTTTAAAGCCACTTTTAGGCGTGAGTATATTTACCACCAATGGCGAAGTGTGGAAAAAGCAAAGAGAGCTTTTGCGACCTAGCTTTGAGATGACTAGGATTAGCAAAGTTTTTGATCTTATGAGTAGTGCGGCTGCTGATATGATGGATAGATTTAGGAAGTATGAAAATGGCTCCATCGTCGAAGTTGATGAGCATATGACCTTTGTTACTGCTGATGTGATATTTCGCACCATTATGAGTGCAAAGCTTGATGAAGAAAAGGGCAAAGAGATTTTACACGCATTTGTAACATTCCAAGAAGAGACTGCTAAAACGGCTATTAGAAAGTTTTTTTGTGTGCCTCAATGGCTTTCAAATTTGCTTGGCGAAAACAAAAGGATGAAAGCCGGAGCGGTGATTAGAAAAAATCTCTCAAATATCATCAAACCTAGATATGATAACTACGCTAATGATACGCATTGCGATATCTTATCCTCGCTTTTACACACTACTGATGCTGATAGCGGACAGAGATTTAGCTTTGAAGAGATCCTAGATCAAGTCTCAATGCTATTTTTAGCAGGTCATGAGACCACAGCTAGCTCGCTTACATGGACGCTATATTGTTTAAGCCTAGATCAAGATGCGCAACAAAAGGCCTATAATGAGATAATTAGCATTAACAAAGATAGTAAATTTGAAATTTCTGATATAAGAGATATGAAGTATCTAACAAATGTTTTTAAAGAAGCACTTAGACTATATCCGCCGGTTGGATTTTTTGCTCGTCAAAGCAAAAATGAGACAAAAATCAGAGATAAAGTCTTACAAAAAGGCGCTGGCGTGGTGGTAGCTCCGTGGCTGATACATAGGCATGATGACTACTGGGAAGCCCCACATGAGTTTAGACCCGATAGACATAATGAAAATATCCCAAAAGAGAAGTATATGCCATTTGGTTTAGGTGAGAGAGTTTGCATCGGACAGGGCTTTGCTATGCAAGAAGCGATCATAATTTTGGCTAATATTTTAAGGGAATTTAAATTAGAGTTAAAAGATGGCTTTATCCCCGATGTAGTTGGTAGGCTCACTATCCGTTCAGCAAATGGAATGATGATCAAGATGATGCGAAGGCACTAA
- a CDS encoding restriction endonuclease gives MTREEVLEFLNSRNYDVRISGNARWIDQKCTTDVILIIADCILQHTGYNTETEFTVSDIWQDQYTKDNVEEIFLKPNLDSNMANNEYDKYFSQPINLLEYSGALLDIGTNSRHNYKINNLKLLEFIALRETNSLFFLTNYIRKVLQDSGIYDSFQNFFDNQTCNNFRQLKETFIDFTINHTRINKSLECRRIFTKILNPLAFSLQKLGTRRGFLSSTPITLDELRYNRINWRDDLSGKSKNITRQEYNEQQQQIDAATSRYNVERAKRIVRRFNAQYHNSVSEVLQDTELVNATQIHHIFPESEFPSISDYIENLIALTPNQHISMAHPNNQTRYIDRDFQYICLLAKTKTIMNDLLGESRTETYNFDRYKTVLNTGLGTDDFDAIEYLNFASLLEKIDLFYSDFNTESYGYLLERNRPLL, from the coding sequence ATGACTAGAGAAGAAGTTCTTGAATTTTTAAATTCTAGAAATTATGATGTTAGAATTAGTGGCAATGCTAGGTGGATAGATCAAAAATGCACGACTGACGTAATACTTATAATAGCTGATTGCATCTTACAACACACTGGTTATAACACAGAAACTGAATTCACTGTATCTGATATTTGGCAAGATCAATACACTAAAGATAATGTTGAAGAAATATTTTTAAAGCCAAATCTTGATTCTAATATGGCGAATAACGAATATGATAAATATTTTTCCCAACCTATCAATCTTTTGGAATATAGTGGGGCTTTATTGGATATTGGAACAAATTCGAGGCACAACTATAAAATTAATAATCTTAAACTTTTAGAGTTTATTGCACTTCGGGAGACAAATTCGCTATTTTTCTTAACCAACTATATCAGAAAAGTTTTGCAAGATAGTGGAATTTATGACAGTTTTCAAAATTTCTTCGACAATCAAACATGTAATAATTTTAGACAACTCAAAGAAACCTTTATTGACTTTACGATCAATCATACAAGAATCAACAAATCGCTTGAATGCAGACGAATATTTACCAAAATTTTAAATCCTTTAGCTTTCTCCCTACAAAAACTTGGAACAAGAAGAGGATTTCTGTCATCAACACCTATTACATTAGACGAGTTAAGATATAATAGAATAAACTGGAGAGATGATCTTAGTGGTAAAAGCAAAAATATAACAAGACAAGAATATAATGAGCAACAACAGCAAATCGACGCCGCTACATCAAGATATAATGTAGAAAGAGCCAAAAGAATTGTAAGACGCTTTAATGCACAATATCACAATTCAGTATCTGAGGTCTTGCAAGATACAGAGTTGGTTAATGCTACGCAGATTCATCATATTTTTCCAGAGTCTGAGTTTCCGTCAATTAGCGACTATATAGAGAATTTGATTGCGCTAACTCCAAATCAACACATCAGTATGGCACATCCGAACAATCAAACAAGATATATTGATAGGGATTTCCAATACATTTGTTTATTAGCAAAAACCAAAACTATAATGAATGATCTTTTAGGCGAATCAAGAACTGAGACATATAATTTTGATCGTTATAAAACTGTTCTAAATACTGGATTAGGAACAGATGATTTTGATGCAATAGAATATTTAAATTTTGCGTCCTTGTTGGAAAAAATAGATTTATTTTATTCAGACTTTAATACAGAGTCTTATGGATACTTATTGGAACGCAATAGACCATTGTTATAA
- a CDS encoding XRE family transcriptional regulator, with amino-acid sequence MKLSQILKKTHTLIESKEIQNISQQEMANRLGVSLRTYTEWLRDVNQPLAMRAILDMLSQLNDDDIVRIVRTWEVRKSISNVAE; translated from the coding sequence ATGAAGTTATCGCAAATTTTAAAGAAGACGCATACTCTTATAGAGAGCAAAGAGATACAAAATATTTCGCAACAAGAGATGGCAAATAGACTTGGAGTGTCTTTGCGAACATATACAGAGTGGCTAAGAGATGTTAATCAACCCTTAGCAATGAGGGCTATTTTGGATATGCTTTCACAGCTTAACGATGATGATATTGTAAGAATTGTTAGAACTTGGGAAGTAAGAAAGAGCATATCTAATGTTGCCGAATAA
- a CDS encoding autotransporter outer membrane beta-barrel domain-containing protein yields the protein MNSKVSKIIILACTCSSLSASDFWASGVSINSGWSAYLQHPNQCWGAVAGNTLGWWQKNLTVNVGLKDDAPQGSKAITDWFYEKYPYIQGGLQPYRGMIYYLQEFSPNFKIYENNNNPTYLEREYGPTKISGAPFWTERYNYQSEGITKSLIENFQTGKVVAALTDDTHTVTLWGIEVDEKTGKIKKGYVSDSVKDKAGQLTLREVIGNYAPDNKGNETFRFLYSYYVSSTNTYVTDLYEIYSITYLSIDEARNNGTYVDSSNRKDCLLSVLPGGEWACKISDNQENSNNQGENNSENSSSTENQENLNNQNTGNQGSSSTENSGNTENSSSQNSGNQSNTENSTNTQNQGNLNNQGSTGNQNTNQGNTSSTTQENGNNNTGNQENTNQGNQVNLNNQNTSNQSSNNTQNQGNSNNQGGISSENATNLITQSVQNAVNKHSELNLVLEKIGDTTLYKIQKNGKDIALYNPNLNTPLVENKGLVNYNITKNYDGGIDITKSINQAALKEANDASKLSMDINYADINNLNKRMGELRGINATAGSWARVFGGQGSSDGFENKFTHVQAGFDKQSQISSGSIFSGITVTHTSSDIDGDNAKGDVKTIGGGFYISGVFDNGWYMDAIAKYTRNNHKMDYSFPNMNLSFLDTDYNTNSLYLGGEFGYRFDFDKFYIEPQAEFVYLNTSGATLNNSNGFEMEIKSSDLLVGRAGFNFAREVWLGKIRAYALGGLSYQWEMVKNAEILIDGDSAKNNDKDSRMLMNLGLNMVASENLRIGLTLEKSAFGDYDTDLAVNLNARYSF from the coding sequence ATGAATTCTAAAGTTTCAAAAATTATTATTTTGGCATGTACTTGCTCATCTCTATCAGCGAGTGATTTTTGGGCAAGTGGAGTTAGTATAAATAGTGGTTGGAGTGCGTATTTGCAACACCCAAATCAATGCTGGGGCGCCGTAGCTGGTAACACTCTTGGTTGGTGGCAAAAGAATTTGACAGTAAATGTTGGTTTAAAAGATGACGCACCGCAAGGAAGTAAGGCTATCACAGATTGGTTTTATGAGAAATATCCATACATTCAAGGCGGATTACAGCCATATCGTGGAATGATCTACTATCTTCAAGAGTTTTCGCCAAATTTCAAAATCTACGAAAATAACAATAATCCAACATATTTAGAAAGAGAGTATGGTCCAACTAAGATTAGTGGAGCGCCATTTTGGACTGAGAGATATAACTATCAAAGTGAAGGTATCACAAAATCTTTGATAGAAAACTTCCAAACAGGCAAGGTCGTAGCTGCGCTTACTGATGATACTCACACGGTTACGCTTTGGGGGATTGAAGTCGATGAAAAAACTGGCAAGATCAAAAAAGGCTATGTGAGCGACTCTGTCAAAGATAAGGCTGGCCAACTCACTCTAAGAGAGGTTATAGGCAACTACGCCCCTGATAATAAAGGCAATGAAACTTTCCGCTTTCTTTATAGCTACTATGTATCTAGCACAAATACTTATGTTACGGATCTTTATGAGATTTATAGCATTACATATCTAAGTATAGATGAAGCTAGAAATAACGGCACATATGTGGATAGCTCTAATAGAAAAGATTGTTTATTGAGCGTTTTACCTGGTGGCGAGTGGGCTTGTAAAATTTCTGACAATCAAGAAAATTCAAACAATCAGGGTGAAAATAACAGCGAAAATTCAAGTAGCACTGAAAATCAAGAGAATTTAAATAATCAAAATACCGGCAATCAAGGCTCAAGTAGCACCGAAAATTCTGGAAATACTGAAAATTCAAGTAGCCAAAATAGCGGCAACCAAAGCAACACAGAAAATTCTACCAACACACAAAATCAAGGAAATTTAAATAACCAAGGCTCTACCGGTAACCAAAACACAAATCAAGGTAATACCAGTAGCACAACTCAAGAAAACGGCAATAATAACACCGGCAATCAAGAAAACACCAACCAAGGCAATCAAGTAAATTTAAATAACCAAAATACTAGCAACCAAAGCTCAAATAATACCCAAAATCAAGGAAATTCAAATAATCAAGGCGGTATCTCTAGCGAAAATGCCACAAATTTAATTACTCAATCTGTCCAAAATGCCGTAAATAAACATAGTGAGCTTAATCTAGTCTTAGAAAAAATAGGCGATACAACCCTATACAAAATCCAAAAAAACGGCAAAGATATAGCCTTATATAACCCAAATTTAAACACTCCGCTTGTGGAAAATAAAGGTTTGGTTAATTATAACATTACCAAAAATTATGATGGCGGCATAGATATAACCAAATCTATAAACCAAGCAGCTCTCAAAGAGGCTAACGACGCTTCAAAGCTAAGTATGGATATAAACTACGCCGATATCAACAACCTTAATAAAAGGATGGGTGAGCTAAGAGGCATTAACGCAACTGCTGGTAGCTGGGCTAGGGTTTTTGGCGGACAGGGCAGTAGTGATGGATTTGAGAATAAATTTACCCATGTTCAAGCTGGTTTTGATAAACAAAGTCAAATTTCAAGCGGATCTATCTTTAGCGGTATTACAGTAACTCACACAAGTAGTGATATAGACGGCGACAACGCAAAAGGCGATGTCAAAACAATCGGCGGTGGATTTTACATCTCTGGAGTATTTGATAATGGCTGGTATATGGATGCCATCGCAAAATACACGAGAAATAACCACAAAATGGATTATAGCTTCCCAAATATGAACTTGAGCTTTTTGGATACAGATTATAATACAAACTCACTTTATCTAGGCGGGGAATTTGGCTATAGATTTGATTTTGATAAATTTTATATCGAGCCTCAAGCTGAGTTTGTCTATCTCAACACAAGTGGAGCAACTCTAAATAATAGCAATGGATTTGAAATGGAGATTAAAAGCTCAGATTTGCTAGTTGGTAGGGCTGGATTTAATTTTGCTAGAGAGGTTTGGCTAGGCAAGATTAGAGCTTATGCGCTTGGTGGGCTTAGCTATCAATGGGAGATGGTGAAAAATGCTGAAATATTAATAGATGGCGATAGCGCTAAAAACAATGATAAAGACTCTAGAATGCTTATGAATTTAGGTCTAAATATGGTAGCTAGTGAGAATCTAAGAATCGGTTTAACCTTAGAAAAATCAGCTTTTGGTGATTATGATACTGATTTGGCCGTGAATTTAAATGCTAGGTATTCATTTTAG
- a CDS encoding polysaccharide biosynthesis/export family protein, which translates to MKKILSILAIIATAATAAIQTESINSINSSVATIQQDFNRSTYNSSAQTIFGENLFNGNFTMVSQHIYNPDYILAIGDVVNVKLWGAYEFEKQLTIDSQGNIFLPKVGVIRLLGVKNSNLVTTISKSVKMVFKENVYVYADMGIYQNVSIFVTGNVNRPGLYQGLSSDSLIQFIDKAGGINPQYGSFRNITVVRNNKPYKSVDLYDFMVDGKIEMFALKNGDVILVGSVGAYMSASGEVLRSYRFEAKDRTMSLKELSRLAGIKPAVTQAIVRSHADNSQIQINSYPLAKFDSVSLRAGDEVEFMTDHSAREVRVNIDGEHSGSRAIVMPKGATLGDLMDKIGFNPQSNIDALQLFRKSVAKMQKNLIESHLRELESIALTTSSDTTQEAQIRATEAKAILDFIERARMVEPKGQVVISNKDDIYKIVLQEDDTIYIPTKDNIVIVQGEVSMPGAFTHVANSDIEDYIKMAGDLSSRADSSGVILVSANGKAGKFKASSGEDVYPGDSILVLPKVETKMLQATSILTQILYQLAIAAKVVIDL; encoded by the coding sequence ATGAAAAAGATATTATCAATTTTAGCTATCATTGCTACAGCGGCTACAGCGGCGATACAAACAGAATCTATAAATTCAATAAACTCATCAGTAGCAACCATTCAACAAGATTTTAACCGAAGTACCTATAATAGCTCAGCTCAAACCATTTTTGGCGAGAATTTATTTAATGGCAACTTTACTATGGTGAGCCAACATATCTATAATCCAGATTATATTTTAGCCATTGGCGATGTGGTAAATGTGAAGCTTTGGGGTGCGTATGAATTTGAAAAGCAGCTTACTATAGACTCTCAAGGAAATATATTTTTGCCAAAAGTTGGGGTTATCAGACTTCTAGGCGTGAAAAATTCAAATTTAGTTACAACTATATCAAAGAGCGTAAAAATGGTATTTAAAGAGAATGTCTATGTCTATGCTGATATGGGAATTTATCAAAATGTCTCTATATTTGTCACAGGAAATGTCAATAGACCAGGTCTTTATCAAGGGCTTAGCTCTGATTCTTTGATTCAGTTTATAGACAAGGCCGGCGGTATAAATCCGCAGTATGGTAGCTTTCGTAATATCACAGTAGTGCGAAACAATAAGCCATATAAAAGTGTGGATTTATATGATTTTATGGTAGATGGCAAGATAGAGATGTTTGCATTAAAAAATGGCGATGTGATATTAGTAGGTAGTGTTGGGGCGTATATGAGTGCTAGTGGCGAAGTTCTTCGCTCATATAGATTTGAGGCTAAAGATAGGACAATGAGTCTAAAAGAGCTATCAAGACTAGCCGGTATCAAACCAGCCGTAACTCAAGCTATCGTAAGAAGCCACGCAGATAATAGCCAAATTCAAATCAATAGCTATCCACTAGCTAAATTTGACTCTGTTAGCCTAAGGGCAGGAGATGAAGTAGAGTTTATGACTGATCACTCTGCTAGAGAAGTGCGTGTAAATATAGATGGAGAGCATAGTGGATCACGGGCGATAGTTATGCCAAAGGGCGCTACTCTTGGAGATCTTATGGATAAGATCGGCTTTAATCCGCAGTCAAATATAGATGCACTTCAGCTATTTAGAAAAAGCGTGGCTAAAATGCAAAAAAATTTGATAGAATCGCACCTAAGAGAGCTTGAGTCCATCGCTCTTACAACTTCATCAGATACAACCCAAGAAGCACAGATTAGAGCTACTGAGGCTAAGGCGATTTTGGATTTTATAGAGCGTGCTAGAATGGTAGAGCCAAAGGGTCAAGTAGTAATTAGTAATAAAGATGATATCTATAAAATCGTATTACAAGAAGATGATACCATATATATCCCAACAAAGGATAATATTGTAATCGTTCAAGGCGAAGTATCGATGCCAGGGGCCTTTACTCATGTGGCTAACTCTGATATCGAAGATTATATCAAGATGGCCGGCGATCTAAGCTCTAGAGCCGATAGTAGTGGAGTTATACTTGTTTCGGCTAATGGAAAAGCTGGTAAATTCAAAGCTTCAAGTGGCGAGGATGTCTATCCGGGGGATTCTATTTTAGTGCTACCAAAGGTAGAAACCAAAATGCTACAAGCTACAAGCATCTTAACTCAAATTCTATATCAACTAGCCATCGCTGCTAAAGTGGTGATAGATCTGTAA
- a CDS encoding DNA cytosine methyltransferase, giving the protein MLPNKILTYISLFSSAGVGCYGFKEAGFECIATNEIIERRLKIQMINNKCKFQSGYVLGDIREKEIKKQIKYQIEVYKQLGNDKVDVLIATPPCQGMSVANHKKQPNEIDRNSLVVESVNMIVDIKPRFFIIENVSGFYKTGCIAQNGKVMQIGDMIEANLTENYCIYNEVINFKNYGGNSSRTRTLVIGVCKELANFISPLELFPDFTKQKSLKQVIGHLRNLQWGEFDKNDFFHSFRTYPAHMREWIKDIAQGQNAFENKDERKRPHQTINGKIVLNKAKNGDKYTRQKWESVAPCVHTRNDQLASQNTIHPVDDRVFSIRELMLMMSIPDNFKWIDASLEQLNSLNDDEKIKTSKKYEINIRQSIGEAVPTAIFRQIAQKILNFMRKQKLKQNEITNIIAKHNLINSNKLKEYIISNKDNIDAASLSTIAEMSNAKRESHSAYFTNRFIVNEIAKTLPTFSKNSITIIEPSAGCGNFLPIIFKKYESVDHVNLKLIDIDGDSLEILKILYYDIVPTNFNLEFINTDFMEYEAKADLIIGNPPFSKLSKNSKYRVQLSDEISSLAGAFLEKSLKISDYVSMIMPKNLLNTKDYRGTRELLAKTGVSNILDFGEFGFNGVLIETINITTGKQNEINVKSLPLRINLKQKKNYIFDKDLPYWVIYRNFFFDTILSKMDFGIFDVFRDRQLTNSNTSTNKTKQAIRVLKSRNIAHDGTIIQIDGYDSYVEKNKLDKFAASKFLNRDDVYLTPNMTYNPRLVKKESGYVVNGSVAILIPKISKNLSSKQLKYISSSDFREFYKIARNYQTRTLNVDSVSCFWFGALKEEYYD; this is encoded by the coding sequence ATGTTGCCGAATAAAATCCTTACATATATATCGCTCTTTTCATCTGCTGGGGTCGGTTGTTATGGCTTTAAAGAAGCTGGTTTTGAATGTATAGCCACAAATGAAATTATAGAGCGTAGATTAAAAATTCAAATGATAAATAATAAATGTAAATTTCAAAGCGGCTATGTATTAGGAGATATAAGAGAAAAAGAGATAAAAAAACAAATTAAATATCAAATAGAAGTTTATAAACAATTAGGGAATGATAAGGTAGATGTTTTGATAGCAACGCCTCCTTGTCAAGGCATGAGTGTCGCGAATCACAAAAAACAACCCAACGAAATAGATAGGAATTCTCTCGTGGTTGAAAGCGTTAATATGATAGTTGACATTAAACCTAGATTTTTTATTATAGAAAATGTTTCGGGCTTCTATAAGACTGGTTGTATAGCACAAAATGGTAAAGTTATGCAAATAGGCGATATGATAGAAGCAAATTTGACTGAGAATTACTGCATATATAATGAGGTTATAAATTTTAAAAATTATGGAGGTAATTCATCTCGGACTAGAACTTTGGTTATTGGAGTTTGTAAAGAATTAGCTAATTTCATATCTCCTTTAGAACTTTTCCCTGATTTTACAAAGCAAAAAAGTCTAAAACAAGTTATAGGCCATTTGCGAAATTTGCAATGGGGCGAATTTGATAAAAATGACTTTTTTCATAGCTTTAGAACATATCCAGCACACATGAGAGAGTGGATAAAGGATATAGCCCAAGGGCAGAACGCCTTTGAAAATAAAGATGAGAGAAAACGCCCACATCAAACTATAAATGGTAAAATAGTTCTAAACAAAGCAAAAAACGGCGATAAATATACTAGACAAAAATGGGAATCGGTAGCACCTTGCGTTCATACAAGGAACGACCAACTCGCTAGTCAAAATACTATTCATCCAGTAGACGATAGAGTTTTTTCTATAAGAGAACTTATGCTTATGATGAGCATTCCTGATAATTTTAAGTGGATTGATGCTTCATTAGAACAACTTAACTCTTTAAATGACGATGAAAAAATAAAAACAAGCAAAAAATACGAAATTAATATTCGTCAAAGTATAGGAGAAGCTGTTCCTACTGCAATTTTCAGACAAATAGCCCAAAAAATATTAAATTTTATGCGGAAACAAAAGTTAAAACAAAATGAAATTACTAATATAATCGCTAAACATAACTTAATAAACAGTAATAAGTTAAAAGAATATATTATTAGCAATAAAGACAATATAGACGCGGCCTCATTGTCTACTATTGCCGAGATGTCCAATGCAAAAAGGGAATCTCATTCTGCATACTTTACAAATAGATTTATCGTTAATGAAATAGCCAAGACTCTACCGACTTTTAGTAAAAACTCAATTACAATTATTGAACCTAGTGCTGGATGCGGTAATTTCTTGCCTATTATTTTTAAAAAATATGAAAGCGTGGATCATGTAAATTTAAAACTTATTGATATAGATGGTGACAGCTTAGAGATTTTAAAAATACTATATTACGATATAGTCCCAACAAATTTTAATTTAGAGTTTATAAATACAGATTTTATGGAATATGAAGCAAAGGCGGATTTGATAATTGGCAATCCTCCGTTTTCCAAACTATCTAAAAATAGCAAATATAGAGTTCAATTAAGCGATGAAATCAGTAGCTTAGCTGGTGCTTTTTTAGAAAAATCACTTAAAATTTCAGACTATGTGTCCATGATAATGCCGAAAAATTTATTAAATACAAAAGATTATAGAGGCACTAGAGAACTTCTTGCAAAAACAGGAGTTAGTAATATTTTAGACTTTGGAGAGTTTGGCTTTAATGGAGTATTGATAGAAACTATAAATATAACAACCGGCAAACAAAATGAGATTAATGTCAAATCTCTACCTCTAAGGATTAATTTAAAGCAGAAGAAAAACTATATTTTTGACAAAGACTTGCCATACTGGGTCATTTATAGGAACTTTTTCTTCGATACTATTCTGAGTAAAATGGACTTTGGAATTTTCGATGTTTTTCGCGATAGGCAGCTTACGAATTCAAATACATCCACCAATAAGACAAAGCAGGCCATAAGGGTTTTAAAATCGCGGAATATTGCACATGATGGAACAATAATACAAATTGATGGCTACGATAGCTATGTTGAGAAAAACAAACTTGATAAATTTGCCGCATCTAAGTTTTTAAATCGAGATGATGTTTATTTAACCCCAAATATGACATACAATCCACGTCTTGTAAAAAAAGAAAGTGGTTATGTGGTAAATGGCTCAGTGGCTATTCTTATCCCAAAAATTTCTAAAAATTTAAGCAGTAAGCAGCTAAAATATATTTCCAGTAGTGATTTTAGAGAATTTTATAAAATAGCACGCAATTATCAAACAAGAACATTAAATGTTGATAGCGTTAGCTGTTTTTGGTTTGGAGCCTTAAAGGAGGAATATTATGACTAG
- a CDS encoding transposase: MHTDENIGYSNFIAHYDHRVVNHAVEYCGINGENNNQSESYNSRFRRLQYRQCHKLGTLYLSNYANEIVCLEDTRRFNNGFIFRDILKKCLDSGISNEFCGYWQGNHKVAERLDI; encoded by the coding sequence GTGCATACCGACGAGAATATCGGATATTCAAATTTTATCGCTCATTACGATCACAGAGTGGTTAATCACGCCGTAGAGTATTGCGGTATAAACGGAGAGAATAACAATCAAAGCGAAAGCTATAATTCAAGATTTCGCAGACTTCAATACAGACAATGTCATAAATTAGGCACATTGTATCTGTCAAACTATGCTAATGAGATAGTTTGCCTAGAAGATACAAGGCGATTTAACAACGGCTTTATCTTTAGAGATATTTTAAAAAAGTGCTTAGACAGCGGAATTTCAAACGAATTCTGCGGTTATTGGCAAGGCAATCATAAAGTAGCCGAAAGATTAGACATTTAG